From the Anser cygnoides isolate HZ-2024a breed goose chromosome 24, Taihu_goose_T2T_genome, whole genome shotgun sequence genome, one window contains:
- the TMEM200B gene encoding transmembrane protein 200B: MTAESAEPNGPVREPAAGGTKPTAPPAPPRRRGRRLRRKSPPEVPVKGQLRMRSPSGAFVMVGISVVLVGMTIAVVGYWPHRGHGGAGAGAGNASTAGDMRREAAAGRPVPHSEKLKLIGPVIMGIGLFIFICANTMLYENRDMETRMLMQKGLYCMATGLPEGTGPEDADTPLAPKASPECLEGCYEVDLSLGSKWADCYGPNRLQTTAELLQRPGASPTASLLSLHSEGNLGLSSAVGALALPIIKLNNRLLDAATRGAGGPVEAAEPPAEAPPPPWALLSTGGSGVASRGQEHRGGHVIVTMEEGCPVAELGPDAQPHNPGHSKSLDLGWPGVLLVAPIKDRKNRSWPRLDHVTPGAYAKLENRGESSDRLLEPGETPRRAEPRPSSWAVGVEGGSRV, encoded by the coding sequence ATGACTGCCGAGAGCGCCGAACCCAACGGCCCCGTGCgggagccggcggcggggggcaccaagcccacggcccccccagccccgccgcggcgCCGGGGCCGCAGGCTGCGCCGCAAGTCGCCGCCGGAGGTGCCGGTGAAGGGGCAGCTCCGCATGCGCTCGCCGTCGGGAGCCTTCGTCATGGTGGGCATCTCGGTGGTCTTGGTGGGCATGACCATCGCCGTGGTGGGCTACTGGCCTCaccgggggcacgggggtgccggggccggAGCGGGGAACGCCAGCACCGCGGGGGACATGAGGAGGGAGGCAGCTGCCGGGCGCCCCGTGCCCCACAGCGAGAAGCTGAAGCTGATCGGCCCCGTCATCATGGGCATCGGgctcttcatcttcatctgcGCCAACACCATGCTCTATGAGAACAGGGACATGGAGACCCGCATGCTGATGCAGAAGGGGCTCTACTGCATGGCCACGGGTCTCCCCGAGGGGACCGGCCCCGAGGACGCGGACACCCCGCTGGCACCCAAGGCCAGCCCCGAGTGCTTGGAGGGCTGCTACGAGGTGGACCTGTCCTTGGGCAGCAAGTGGGCCGACTGCTACGGCCCCAACCGGCTGCAGACCACAGCCGAGCTCCTGCAGCGCCCGGGGGCCTCCCCGACCGCCTCCCTGCTCAGCCTCCACTCGGAGGGCAACCTCGGGCTCTCCTCCGCCGTCGGCGCCTTGGCTCTGCCCATCATCAAGCTCAACAACCGCTTGCTGGACGCAGCAacgcggggggctggggggccagTGGAGGCAGCCGAGCCCCCTGCCGAAGCCCCACCACccccctgggctctgctgtCCACCGGTGGCAGCGGCGTCGCGTCCCGGGGCCAGGAGCACCGTGGTGGCCACGTCATCGTCACCATGGAGGAAGGCTGCCCCGTGGCGGAGCTCGGCCCCGATGCTCAGCCCCACAACCCAGGGCACTCCAAGTCCCTGGACCTGGGCTGGCCGggtgtgctgctggtggctcccATCAAGGACCGCAAGAACCGGAGCTGGCCCCGGCTTGACCACGTCACCCCGGGGGCTTACGCCAAACTGGAGAACCGGGGCGAGTCCTCGGACCGGCTGCTGGAGCCCGGCGAGACCCCGCGCCGCGCCGAGCCCCGGCCCAGCTCCTGGGCAGTCGGGGTGGAGGGGGGCTCGCGGGTCTGA